tcattcagaggttttaaaccattaagaggtagtatctgaatgatcattaagaggctaccaaacagcacTAAAGTATTATATTACATCCATATTACAGTTAAATACCAAGATATTATCATATAAgcattttggggtgttacaagagATAAGCCATCCTAAACAACCCTTTTTTTTCCAATTGAGTTCAGATTCTAGGATATTTACTCATACCTAAAGTTGGATTTAACCTTAACTTTTTCGTCAAAGGATTCATCATCAAAGTGCAGCTAAATTTAGGGTTTCGGAGTGAATTATGTAAGTATCATCTTGAATCTTACATAAATTTTGTTGAAACTGAATATAAGAATTGTTGAGAGGTTTCTTTTTCATTCCTTCATTTTCACTTTCGCATTTTTCACAtacgtagagagagagagagaaagagaaaggaTGTCCGATCGGATACACAATTTGGCGGACCCCTGTTTCTGACGACAACGAAATCCGCTGCAAATCCGACTGTTGATTTCATGCGGTGCATCTTAGTGATCATCTACCTGTGGGGCTAAGTGGTATTGCTACCACATACCCTAGAAATCGTCATTACTTTCGAATAGTAGTCCTGCTCTGCCTATTGTCGTTGTGATAATCGTTCGAAGTCAGGAACATCAAGGTATAAATTCCTAGAGGATAAAGTGTTATTGTTGGGCCAGGAGTGTTATTTTTTTCGATTCAGCGTTTTTAGAAGATATGATTATGAATGGTGATGATAATTAGAAGAATCTTTAAATATTGCTATCACAAAACCTAGAAGTCCTCTTTACTTTGACTCTTTTTTACATATTATTGATCATGTTTGTTGCAGCATGTTATAGATGCTATTGGAACAATCAACTTGGTGGTCTAATTTTTGTTTTAATCATTGTACTTTGTATGTGCGTATTTTCCTTTTGAATTCATTTTGTAACCTTATATCTGGTTTATGTAGGTTTAAGTTGATTTTTAGACTGTTGTTATTGAGTTTACTTGGTTGTTGGTTTTGTTGCATTGAAGGTACTGCTTGGGTTTGGGTCGTAAATTTAGGCGTGGGTGATGTTGTCGGTTTTCCATTGCTTTCGCATTTCTAAGTTctatgtttttcttcttcagtTCTCTCTTATTTTGCATCGATGATTTTCGTCAATCTATTTTGTTGCAGGTGGTCAATTTAAAGGGTTGATTTGAATGCCATTCCTACTTCGTGTTTTTGAGGTTCGTCTATCTCTTCTTGATAACGTCTAGAGATCATGATAAGTTAATGCTTAGTAATAAAAAGAGCACCATCCTTCAGCAAAACATGTTTAGATTATAGAACTGTTAATGCCAGAATCTTTATGCTTTATTAGTAACATTTTGTTGCGATTAGTGTTGTACATTGTTCTTTACATTGTTGTACCTATTTTGTTGCTCTTGTCCTCCTATTGCTTTATTTGGGCGGTTGCTGAGTCATCTACCACCCACACTGCCACACATGCGTTACGCCATCCTTATTTCCCTTACCTatcttaaaacatgttatgtgTTTTGACACTTTATAGTACCACGTTTTTCTATGTTTGATTATGGAAAAGAAAGaactagaggtgcacaaaaatACGGGAACTGGACCCGGTAAAAAATCAGAACCGGGTATTTATGAATCGAACCCACAACCGACCCTACCCGTATGGTACACATATGTTGTACATTTAGACCTTAATACCCATAACCCGGAGCCGTACCCATTTCATATCCAATTTATACCCGAAATTGGTTTCTATACCTGAACCCGGGTATTAAAATATCCAATACTGGGTTTTAACTGGTAGTTTCATTTTGGTGGTATAATTGTGTTCTGTATTCTTACACTTTGTAATTTTGTTAAAAGTAAAAACCATAAATtagtcaacattcgttaaaaagaacaccacctgaaaagtggtataaagataaaggacaaaacttgtaatttttcctaaaaAAAGTATAGAAATAGTAATTGGCCATTTTCATTGAATCGGGTACAAGTTTTTAGAGCAGTTGTGGGAGAGGATGCTTACAATAAAGGGGATATATGGCATTAGCTGTGCTTGCCTTCAGTTTTGTTCCAGCTTATGTAATTAACTAAATTGATGCGACTCAGTGAGAATCGGCTGAATATCAATATAAATCTCCCGCCGTATTTCTAGTTTCTAAAAAAGGTAACAAGTAGTCAATAAAAACAAAACATACCAACCTGGCCCTAACTATCCCCCTGTTACCCATATCCCCTCAAAAACTtttaaaaaaacttttaaaattttattttatgcAAACTTATCTCGAAAATATAGCATTACAACTTGATTTAACAACTTCAATAAATGTTTTCACTTAAATATTGCTTTTTAATAAAACTTCGAATAAATAAAAACGGAATGAAAAACCAAAAAAGAGAATTACACTTTAATAAAGTTTttctaagaaaaaaaaaagattcatGAATGAAAGCTCCATAAAATGTTGTTGAAATCTGAGAAGTGCAAAATTGAAAAGAAAAATAGAACTTTAAATACACAAAAACAAAATAACGTGAGAGAGTTCAATAACGTGAAAGATTTCAATGATGTTCAAGTTTCTTGTAATGTGGTGGTGGATAGTGTCAAGGCTGGTACGTTTATTTGGCTTAAGGGACGATCAAAGTTTGACAAGTTGGATTGGAACAGGTCGGTGGACTTTAACATATGTTGGTCATGTTCTATAATCAGAGAAACTTATTATAAAAAAGCaaaataaaaaacccaaaaagagaATAACACTTtaataaagtttaaaaaaaactttataaATTGTATACAATCTTAAAAGACAAAGTCGGTGGGGTTTTCCACCGGCTTTGCCTCCCTGTCCCCGtactttcacgatgttgcaatttTAGCCCCTTGACTTTAATATATTCAAAGTTTTGtaaaatggcaaatttagtcCCTAAGCCTTCTACTTTGAATTTCCATAACCACTACCTCATCTTTCAAACTTTGTCAGCACCAACCCTCTACTTTGGTTTTTCACCATCACCCCCTTAGCTCTTACACAGTTACGCCACCAACCCTCTTCTTTTACATTTCCACTAATACCCCctcatcttttacacatttccgccaCCACCTCTATACTTTTACACTTTGTCTTTTTTAGACTTTGTTTTTTTACCCCTTGCATTATTACTCCCTTTTTACCCCTgcctaactttaaaaaaaattgcaaTTGTAACCCCTAGACTACAACTCATACTTTTGCAAATGTCAATGCATTGTGTTTTACGAAATGTCTTAGGCATTGTGTTTAACACTTTGTGTCTAcctttgtgttttacatttttttttgtaattctCTTTTACGCACTGCGTTTTACGAATCATGTTTTATCTTACTATATGTTTCCATCCGTCACGTGCTTTCGCAACACGCGGTGGACAAAATACTAGTAAAGTTTTTCTTATTAAAAAGATAGTTGATGAAAGTTTCCTCAACTGTTCTTGAAATTAGAgaagtgcaaaaaaaaaaaaaaaaaaaaaaaaaaaaaaaaccctctctTGTGTACTCCACCGACTTCAACAACAATTGAGGAAAACTCAAGGGGTGTAATCGTATTAAAGTCACATTCCGTAAAGATTAATATTATGAAATCAACCCTATAAATAAACGAGGGCACACACCGTTTTATTCTTCACCCCAATCAATTCCCCCAAATCAACCTCTTCATTCTCCCTAGGGTTTCATAATCCCCAAATCTCCTACCCAATCATGTCATCGCAGAAAACCATCGTCTTGAAGAGCTCCGACGGAGAAACCTTCGAGGTAGATGAGGTTGTGGCGTTGGAATCGCAGACGATCAAACACATGATCGAAGATGACTGCGCCAACACCACCATCCCCTTACCTAATGTCACCAGCAAGATCATCTCCAAGGTTATTGAGTACTGCAAGAAGCACGTGGAATCGGCCAAGAACGAGGACAAGACTGCTGAGGAGGATCTGAAATCGTTTGATTCTGAGTTTGTTAAAGTGGATCAAGCCACCCTTTTTGACCTAATTTTGGTATGATTTTgactcttctaattaattataattATCGTTAAGTTGTAGTTTAGATAGATTCTTTTAATTGAGTTGTTTTAGTTGGTTTTGTGTGCCCTAATTTCTAGTTTAGATTGATTCATGAATTTTGAGATTGATAATATTTAGGGATATCATATCATATAAGGGGGCGTTTGGATATGCAGTTTTTTTAGAGCTATAGATTCCATTCAATCATGTGAAACTTACACACCTAAATTCCAAATCAAGTTTCAATTCCTATGCAAATTCCAATTCCATTACATTCCACGGAAGGAACCCTACCTTAGAATAGAATTAGGTAGTGTTTGTTTCATGGATTGTAATGGAATTGGATTGGGAATTCACGCAGAAACTGAAATTTAATTTGTAATTTAGGTGTTTTGTTTTGCAAAATGGAATGAAATTTGGGTAGAATTGAAATGTAGATTCCATTCCTTATTTTTTCGTTCAATTCCAATTCTTTTTTTTGTTGAAACCAAGAAAATAAGTAGTGAAATCAACATTCCAATTCCATCAAGATTCCATTCCATACTGTTTCAAACGAACACTACCTTCAAATTCTTTCGAGTATTATGATGATTTGTTATTGTTCGATATCTTTAGAACACAGGTTCCTTTTCGTCTTCTTTTGATATGGGAATGTTGTTTGAAATTGTTATGTACATCAATGTGGCTATTGCTTTGTTACAGTAGAAGTAAATTTACTTTTGGTTTTGATGATTTGTTGTTATATTATATGTTATGTAATGAGCTTGAAAACACAGAGACTAatgttttgtgtgttttttttttcgcaGGCTGCAAACTATCTCAACATCAAAAGCTTACTGGATCTGACCTGTCAAACGGTTGCTGACATGATCAAGGGCAAGACTCCTGAAGAGATTCGCAAGACGTTCAACATCAAGAATGACTTCACccctgaggaagaagaggaagtcCGCCGTGAGAATGCATGGGCATTTGAGTAAAAGATTCCTGACCTGAAATTGTCAATATTTAAAGGAATCGAGTTATGACGCTAGGgtgcttttgttttgtttttagaAAACTGAACCTTGAACTTTGTTTCTGTCGTTAAATTGATGTCGAATCTGATTCTCGTCTTGTTTGGTGGTTAAATCTTTGTCTTGCTTCTTTTAATAGCTGAAAATTGGTTGTTCTTGTCGTTGGTTTGGTATGGTGATTGCATAGCACTTGCAGTGTTCAACTATTGACTAGTTTTACAAAGGGATGACAGTTTGTAACATGAGCGATCCAAAAACACGATACAAAACCGTGTTTGGGTCGGCATGTTTAGCTTGTTTTAACGTATCTTGTTGTTTAGACGGTTCAGTAGTTGATCCCCGAATGCATTTGAAATTAAAACAGAAAAAGTATGTTTTATAAGGTCATCTCATTTAACCCTTTTATTACAGCGTGCCTATTATGTTTAATCTGTTTACAAATCATTTACAAAACGAACCTGATGACCATTGTATAACCTGCTAACAAGTTTCATTCATTTAGTTGAATGGACTGTTGTGTAACATTGCCAACATTGTTTAGTACTTGTGAAAATATGCAAATAAGATTACTCGAAGAATCGAAGGGACACATGTACCTCGTATCTTGTCATTTTCCATCACACTTAGGGGCCTGTTATTAAAATTTTTCAAGAATTCTCGGGGACGGCTCTAATCATTGACAATACCGTTTTTAACGATATAAAATTTTGGAATGATCTTACAAATTATAATGTAGTCGGGTTAGGTGATGGGCAGGATATTGTTTAACTTTTGAATTAATAatctattaaaaaaaattgagtgTATGCAATAGCGTGATAGGTTTGCATTGTGATATTTAATCCATTAAAGTTCATGTATATTTAGACTGCTTAGATGCACAAACAAAAGCATAGTAACACATAATACCAATGTTTGTAAAACACACGTTCAAACACCCTAACAAACAAACCGAATTGTCTTTTAGAAAGCAGTTAAGGTTTCAGTGTAACGATGAAAAGTTAAAGAGACCTTCATACTTGCAAGGGAGACAAAATATCTATTTAAAACTCTTGTCATGAACATTAtatgttataatctttttgtgaAATATCAGCACCATGAATGTATCTTCTTCTTCGCCTCTAACCACATCAATGAGTGAGAAATGATAACTGTAAGGAGAGATCATCTCCGGGAAGGCATCCACGAGTTCATCAAGCATTACTTGATACTTGACACACCACCTGGAATGATCGCTCAACATCTCATACACATTCAGGTGTAAACTATTCTCTTCGGGAACTATCAAATGCATATCAAATGATCGCctttgtgtaacaccccaaaaatgaaCTTGGAAATTAAACCAAGTAAATTGGGGATGagcgggtaaagtaccgttagtggtaaaagttaACCCGTAAACATTGAGGTTTAAATAAACAAACCTAATGTTAAATAAAAAGTAAATAAGTGCTTTATAAGAAACTGTATACTAGGGCCCGAGTGAATGGGACTTAAGTTGAATCGGGTTGTAACAACTCATACTTAGTAAATTGACTAGGAACATTTAAACCTAGTTATGAGAATTGGTTAATTGTTAGTAGTGTTTTATGGAGGTTTTAAACAAAACTAAACCTAAGGGACTAATTCTGGACAATTGGAAGTAAGGGATTAAAAGGGGCGAAAAGCTAAGAAGaggtgtgtgttctggtcgatgTCAAGGAGAAAGAAAAGTGGGCAGCCCTTGTTCATcataaaaatcaccaaattgaAGATCAATTCGAGCCCCAAATCAGTGCATGAACACATATTATCGATCACCTAAACAagaggatcataaggtatgtttaaAAACCTAGATTTGGTGGAATACTTGCAATTAGATTGTTGGATTATGATCCAAAGATGAAATTCAGTGTATATGTATGCTTAATTTCGTTAGATATAATGAAATTGTGAAATACTTGATGTAATGTTacttgtaagtgattaacaagtagattatcaagtgggttttgataaTATGATTAAGTTTATGATATATTTATGTTTATACTTATCATGAATGATAGTAATTAGAAGATATTTGAATGATCAATGAGTTTAAGTTCATGTTCGTACTTGTCATGAAATGGGTCTTGTATGATAAGAGGAAATTGATGTTATATTCATGTTAATATACGTTTGAAATCATCATGTATGTATGAATGATTAAAGTCTTTGGTTAAGTTTGATGTTTGAGTAACTTTCATACACATGATGCGATGGGTTGTTTCATGGTCATCAAACAATCCCTAAGTTCTTATATAATGAATGATAAATTAGCATACAATGAATATAAATTATGTTAACGTGACATGAACTAGGTTGATAAATGTAGTAAAAAGTGGTGGCCTAAAAATAGCGCCTATTGGGTGTTATGGGTGGTTTTCTGCTCATATATCATGAATAATATTCTGACTATGTTTCTTTtgttgtgatcaggatactggatcaggatattggtaacatcctgatacaGTATCCTGGTAGTGACTAATTAATTCACGTGCAGATTAATGGTGCAAGTCTATAACGTTCAAGTGAACTTCTTCTCCCAAAGACTCGGGCAAACCTGTTGGATTAtggacgttgaagccggaagacgtGGATTACAACGTTCACAAAGGGAATATTCGCTATATCCCGGATTTGTAGGCTAGTTAATTAGTTTtactttactataaataggattgatcggatcagataaGGGCACACACAATCTCTcgaactctctttctctctagctGCAAACACTCACAACATActtacacttgtattcaaatcgcATTgaaacacctagttgatccgcatcatatcctacACTGTATCTTGATATtcgaagtaataagaagaacaaggcagctgcgattgtcaactcccgaggttttgtgccggcgatctagattgatcaagggctttcctcgtacatctcgtgtcaccctttacatttttgctcattaTTTGATTGTAGATAcaactcgatatcctgagccgtatcctgataACTGTTTTTTGTAAACAACTAAACTAGCATAACTTTGATACAcattcttagcacactacctcacttaactaatttgatcacttaattgctttggtaatttttgaccaaaataatttggcgcccaccgtggggcaagtggtgctatttctactaaaagcttttgcaaaatcattacttggttttctattttcaaaactttttgctacactattttcaatggcctcgagatcaaacatgagctctcccaccgtgtctgctacaacctctgcatcaattggttcggtgcttctaGCACCTCCTCCGAGAACGCAAGCCTCTTCACTGCCTTAGGATGTTATCCCCGCTCGCAacattcagggatctgctcctgttttgGCCTCTAATGAAGAAATTCTAACTCTGTTTGGTAGTGTAtaggaacagatgaggcagcagcaggagactaaccaaatgctgatgagagagatacaactcttaaaatccagctcaagcaggcccgctgaggatactgtcactccattgcaacccagagctttgaacttcagttctgcagtatgactgaggataacagggggaatattgtgcctagccattctcagaatcatactcctgagataccctcttcggttAGGGTGTCAATTGTGAGAAGCTcgggatatgcttcaggatatggctagaatcctcagactggtaacatatctaataataataatactcttgctactaaTGGTATTGGATCTTTACAGGATGCAGGTAGGACATCAACATtttctagggagcttcagaaattgaaggacatgatatccagtgtacctggtgttttggtcaaaaattacctaatcaatttagtgatcaaattagttaagtgaggtagtgtgctagaaagtgttattggaaatgtgcttgttaagttgtttataaaatcagtattcgggatacggctcaggatatcgagctgtatcaatgatcaaacaatgaacagaaagtaaagtaaatgacacgagatgtacgaggaaagcccttgatcaatctagatcgccgacataaaacctcgggagctgacaatcgcagctgccttgttcttctattgcttcaaatatcaggatacagtgcagatgtggtgcggatcgactaagtgttacaacgtgaGTTGGATACAAGTGTGGTGACAGCAGTGAtctagagagcaagagtgtacgAAAGTGTTGGTGAAagagtgtgtgccttaaactgatccgccacatctatttatagtaaagataaattaactaactatcctaaacttgcggGATCCACCGAATATTCCTTCATTGAACGTTGtggacctggtctttcgggcttaacgtctcttcttcaacaaattcgtccgagtcttgaggagaagaagtccttcCGACCGTTAGTAAGTCTTGACCttcaacctgcacgtggttaattaataaatctcaggatattacccaagatgtcagcaatatcctcttccagcatcctggtcacaagcgaacaaacaaaggcaggatattggtcaggatatgtatgcttaaaaattgacccataacaattgtccccaaatatatctgttggtgtaccaatccaacggatatatttcaaaGACCTTATCTCGCAAACCGAGGCAATTAAGATGAAATGACGTTTGAGATGACTTTgtgcaacttcccacgcttcTTTTACTCTTCACCCCCTATACCCAACCTATAATTGACTGAGATATCTCACATTATCATCACTTCTCTCCAAGCAATTTTCAGGTACTCGTCCTCTCTCTCGTCCTCTttctttgaatttcttgtaatttGCTCGATATTTTCCATGGCATCACGAACAAGATCTCATTCGAACGAACCGATCCCAACCCTCGTGAGCCAAAACCTCATACGAGAACTAGAAAAAGAGACCTGCTCTTTTAACAATGCCGATATCGCCGCTCTGAAGGATTCCGGCGCTTTTCCCATCGGAACAGTCATTCGCCCTTTTGATCGGGAGGTCCGATCAGACGCGTCATCAGATGAGTGGGTTTGCTTCTTTGCCTACCCCTTTTCTTTAGGACTCCGGTACCCATTTCCACCCTTCATCCCTCGTTTCTTCGAGCTTACCGGCCTTAGTTATGCTCAAACCATGCCAATGGTCTGGCGGGTTTTAATGGTGCTCGACCAAATCAAATCTCGTCATTGCCCTGACTTGTGTATTGAAGACCTTCCCATAGCATATCGATTGAGATCTCATGGAAATAGCCGTTTTCTCCTGTTTTCCACTTCCAAAAATCCCCTAATccttaaagccaccaagaacgaagatcagtggcaacgaaagttctttttCGTAAAGAGGGACTCCATTGACGGGGGTCTCGACCTGCCAGTTAGATGGCTAACCAAGGGTAGGATCTAGGGTTTTAGGAGCATCCCCAAATATATTCTTAACTGTATTCTGACCGATATCCTAATTTTCTTGCAGCGAATTTCAGAGACCTAGCACCCCCAAGTGCAGAATCACAACCCAGTATCAGAGAGATTTACCGACTTCCTGCTGCCGAAAGAACTTTCTCCCTGTCTCTCACAAACTCAAGTCAGAAATCTAGTTCAGAAATGTCTGGTAAGTATAGGTGAGCAAATTGACTATAGGATATAAATGACATAAATTAAACACTTCTCCCTTGACACAGTGCCGGTCATCAACCTCGAAGGCTTCCAACTTGATGAGTTGGATAGTTATTCCAGCCTTGCACCCATCAAACAAGAAATTAATCCAAAGCCAGCTGACACTCCAAAGCCCAGCAGCTCAAAGACTACCACCGCTCCCAAAGCTCCTCCAGCGTCCAGGACCCGGGCCTCCAGCTCCCGGAAGAGGAAGGAAGCAGATCATCCTACTACTCCCCATGTATTCCCATTTGAGAATCACGGGTTCATGGACTCCAGCAAATTCATGACAGGTTTCCTTAACCAGGTTAGTATTCCGGCCTATATCATGCACCATATGCTAATTACAAATGTTAGTTTAGGCTGATACCTGTTTACCTACCTTACAGGGCCTTGAACGCCTGGTATTCCTCTACGAGGACGCATGTGGCTCGAATGTCATGTTAGAGAGCAAGCTGAAGAAGGCTGAGGCTACCATCGCTGATCAAGCAGCAATCGCCACCGCCAAATCGGAACATTaagaagccaagtacaaggcCATGACTCAAGACCACCAGTCTACCATCCAGAAGATCACCCAAGAGGCTCAAGCTAAGTCCGACGCGGCCCGGGTTCAACACGAGCAAGATATGGCTTCGTACCGGGAGAGCCTTAAGAATTCAGTTGTCATCTCCCTCCTCCAGGCCAGGCTAAAAATGGCATATGAGGCTAGGGctttgggctttgaatgcccttcatGGAATATCAAAGCCTGGGAGATGAAACTGAAGGATCTTGGTGGCAATCCCATGGAGCCCCCCTCCAAACCTGCTGCAGAGGAACCCGCTAAGGTGACCGAGAAGGTAGATGATGCTGGTGCTATAAAGGATGCTGGTGCTATAAAGGATGCTGCTGATGAGATTGGGATGAATGCTGGAGAGGATGCTGCTGGAGAGGATACGATGGAAGAGGGAGCTGCCCGCTAAGCGCAGCAATGTGGGCGATGATAGATGTATGTGCggaggccggagcccactttttaatTTCATGGTTGTGGTTGcataaacaatttacttttcctgtcttcgaacaatttacatttcctgcactaGAACAATgtgatgaccaaaggtggatgggtcctaggttttaggacgaagcccttggtcatcagttagtataaCTTGTTTTGAATGTGATAACGGTTGTAGGTGGACAGGTTCTGTTTGGAGATATACCCTGCAACCGTTACACTAGTATGGTAAAAACTAATCGTGCTTTTGGcggatgggcctcggtttgaggtgaaaccaaaagcacgacttttgacctgttaataatataactatcttttGACTTATTGTCTGTTACCTTGCATTACTTAGTGTAACTCTTAGCTTTTGCAAAATATTTCATactgttatcttataaaatatccTGATCAGTATGCCCAGCGATATACTGTAAAAACTTTTTATTAGATAGAACTTCCAAACATCCCTTCAACTTTGCAGAAAGTTTTTGATAAACAACTAGTTTTCAATAgtatttaaatgatcaaagttcCAAACCATCACTAGTGTCAAACATCCTAATCAGATATTCTGAAAAGGACTTTGAGAATATATCAGGATACTTGTCCTTTTATAATATTGCAAAAAACTTAAACGatgtttacaaaggaaagatcataccagaaatagGGTATAAACCTATTACCAGACTTCAGTCTCCTTGCAATTCTTCCCATAAAGATGTCCCCTGTAGGAGGTACTTAGTGCATTAGTCCTATCCTTTCAGCTTTGTAGCACCACCTTAGTGGGAATGTCCCTTGTGTACAATGCCTTCAAATGCTTTAGATATCTTCCGAATGTCAGTTTCCATTGCATAGGCAATTTTTACGTCCCAAAGGTAAAACCCAAGGAtatactggagataaatcccttgtatcctggggaaaatcccaaattttcatgcgctacaggcgggagtgtataaactccaagacttagaaaggtgaaaacctttaaaccttagagagtatgaaaataccctttcgtgagagagggtgatcaatcctcatatacctttaggattcaggatatagccaacagtaacgaaattgtcagccacttttacatggactggtcccgccaccttgaactatccctgaataacttgcgctccaggcggggtgtttaaacccaattcggaagaaagatgaatacctttaaacctgtgaagggatcagtatcccttaaacgtgagagagggggccaatcctctaatcttccgagttatcctgagtacataTCCTAGAGCTGcatcctgaaacatatcttgcaaaaca
The sequence above is drawn from the Helianthus annuus cultivar XRQ/B chromosome 12, HanXRQr2.0-SUNRISE, whole genome shotgun sequence genome and encodes:
- the LOC110895314 gene encoding SKP1-like protein 1B; translated protein: MSSQKTIVLKSSDGETFEVDEVVALESQTIKHMIEDDCANTTIPLPNVTSKIISKVIEYCKKHVESAKNEDKTAEEDLKSFDSEFVKVDQATLFDLILAANYLNIKSLLDLTCQTVADMIKGKTPEEIRKTFNIKNDFTPEEEEEVRRENAWAFE